A DNA window from Drosophila pseudoobscura strain MV-25-SWS-2005 chromosome 2, UCI_Dpse_MV25, whole genome shotgun sequence contains the following coding sequences:
- the C15 gene encoding T-cell leukemia homeobox protein 3, translated as MSSHEEDDHEHEHEHGDDVEEQEIHVDVDSDSRMSCGSGSDVDMDNGSCYDESETPLSESLQSEQTRSSSSENLPFSISRLLSKPFETNNNHSLSLSHSHQHSSSPGSSSNNNNNNNHGEKGEEKELLHVEDHELAAYKLATSIANSTYGSAAALYSYPHLYPSAAAAAAGHVLRVPPQRTPLTWALPPLHHAALAHQAVKDRLAAAFPIARRIGHPYQNRTPPKRKKPRTSFTRIQVAELEKRFHKQKYLASAERAALARGLKMTDAQVKTWFQNRRTKWRRQTAEEREAERQAANRLMLSLQAEAISKGFAPPSAPLSSQGGVNGAPLAALHGLQPWAEASHAAGC; from the exons ATGTCCAgccacgaggaggatgaccatgagcacgagcacgagcacggcGACGATGTCGAGGAGCAGGAGATACATGTGGACGTTGACTCCGATTCGCGGATGTCATGCGGCAGCGGCTCCGATGTGGATATGGATAATGGCAGCTGTTACGATGAGTCGGAAACGCCATTGAG TGAGTCGTTGCAGTCGGAGCAGACGCGATCTTCGTCCAGCGAGAACCTTCCCTTCAGCATATCACGCCTGCTCTCCAAGCCCTTCGAGACGAACAACAATCACAGTCTCAGCCTCAGTCACAGCCaccagcacagcagcagccccggctccagcagcaacaacaacaacaacaacaatcacgGGGAAAAGGGCGAGGAGAAGGAGCTACTCCATGTGGAGGACCACGAACTGGCGGCCTACAAGCTAGCCACCAGCATCGCCAACTCCACGTACGGAAGTGCCGCGGCCCTCTACTCGTATCCACATCTGTATccatcggcagcggcagccgccgcCGGCCATGTGCTACGTGTGCCGCCCCAGAGGACGCCCCTTACGTGGGCCCTGCCACCGCTGCACCATGCGGCGCTGGCCCATCAGGCGGTCAAGGATCGACTGGCAG CTGCCTTCCCCATTGCCCGACGGATTGGACATCCCTACCAGAATCGAACGCCGCCAAAGCGGAAAAAGCCACGCACATCCTTCACGCGCATCCAGGTGGCCGAGCTGGAGAAGCGCTTCCACAAGCAAAAGTATCTGGCCTCCGCGGAGCGAGCCGCTCTGGCGCGCGGCCTCAAGATGACCGATGCCCAGGTGAAGACGTGGTTCCAGAATCGACGCACCAAATGGAG ACGCCAGACGGCCGAGGAACGCGAGGCCGAGCGGCAGGCCGCCAATCGCCTGATGCTTTCCCTGCAGGCGGAGGCCATTAGCAAGGGCTTCGCCCCGCCGTCGGCTCCTCTGAGCTCCCAGGGCGGCGTCAATGGAGCGCCCCTGGCAGCGTTGCACGGCCTGCAGCCCTGGGCAGAGGCCTCGCATGCGGCGGGCTGCTAA